One Malus sylvestris chromosome 14, drMalSylv7.2, whole genome shotgun sequence DNA segment encodes these proteins:
- the LOC126600997 gene encoding glutamate dehydrogenase 1-like isoform X1, which translates to MNALVATNRNFKLAARLLGLDSKLEKSLLIPFREIKVECTIPKDDGSLASFVGFRVQHDNARGPMKGGIRYHPEVDPDEVNALAQLMTWKTAVANIPYGGAKGGIGCDPGKLSISELERLTRVFTQKIHDLIGIHTDVPAPDMGTGPQTMAWILDEYSKFHGYSTAVVTGKPIDLGGSLGRDAATGRGVLFATEALLNEYGKSISGQQFVIQGFGNVGSWAAQLIHESGGKIVAVSDITGALKNSKGLDIPSLLKHVKDNKGVKGFHGGDPIEPSSILVEDCDILIPAALGGVINKENANDIKAKFIIEAANHPTDPEADEILSKKGVVILPDIYANSGGVTVSYFEWVQNIQGFLWDEEKVNNELRTYMTKGFKGVKEMCKTHNCDLRMGAFTLGVNRVARATVLRGWEA; encoded by the exons ATGAATGCATTAGTGGCAACCAACAGAAATTTTAAGTTGGCTGCTCGGCTTTTGGGATTGGACTCCAAGCTTGAGAAAAGTTTACTGATACCATTTAGGGAAATCAAG GTTGAGTGTACTATACCGAAAGACGATGGCAGTTTGGCTTCATTCGTTGGCTTCAGGGTTCAACATGACAATGCTAGAGGCCCTATGAAGGGAGGAATCAGATATCACCCAGAG GTTGATCCAGATGAGGTGAATGCTTTAGCACAGCTCATGACATGGAAGACCGCGGTAGCCAACATCCCGTATGGTGGTGCCAAAGGGGGTATAGGATGTGATCCAGGGAAATTGAGTATTTCTGAACTAGAACGACTTACCAGAGTATTCACACAAAAGATACACGATCTTATCGGAATCCACACCGATGTTCCAGCACCAGATATGGGGACAGGTCCACAG aCCATGGCATGGATACTAGATGAGTACTCAAAGTTTCATGGCTACTCAACTGCAGTAGTGACTGGAAAACCTATT GATCTTGGTGGATCACTAGGAAGAGATGCAGCAACGGGAAGAGGAGTACTTTTTGCAACAGAGGCATTACTGAATGAGTATGGAAAGAGCATCTCCGGACAACAGTTTGTTATACAG GGTTTTGGGAATGTAGGCTCGTGGGCGGCCCAGCTAATCCATGAGAGTGGTGGCAAAATAGTTGCAGTGAGTGACATCACTGGAGCCCTAAAGAACAGCAAAGGACTTGACATTCCAAGCCTGCTCAAGCATGTCAAAGACAACAAGGGAGTCAAGGGCTTCCATGGTGGAGATCCAATAGAACCCAGCTCAATCTTGGTTGAAGATTGTGACATTCTCATTCCAGCAGCCCTCGGAGGTGTCATCAACAA GGAAAACGCAAATGACATAAAAGCTAAATTTATAATCGAAGCGGCTAATCATCCTACTGACCCTGAGGCTGATGAG ATCCTGTCAAAGAAAGGTGTTGTAATTCTTCCTGATATATATGCAAACTCTGGAGGAGTTACTGTTAGTTACTTTGAGTGGGTGCAG AACATTCAAGGATTCTTGTGGGATGAAGAGAAGGTGAACAATGAGCTCAGGACTTATATGACCAAAGGCTTCAAAGGTGTGAAGGAGATGTGCAAAACACATAACTGCGACCTCCGGATGGGAGCCTTCACGCTCGGAGTTAATCGCGTTGCAAGGGCGACTGTCCTCAGAGGGTGGGAAGCCTGA
- the LOC126600997 gene encoding glutamate dehydrogenase 1-like isoform X2, translating to MNALVATNRNFKLAARLLGLDSKLEKSLLIPFREIKVECTIPKDDGSLASFVGFRVQHDNARGPMKGGIRYHPEVDPDEVNALAQLMTWKTAVANIPYGGAKGGIGCDPGKLSISELERLTRVFTQKIHDLIGIHTDVPAPDMGTGPQTMAWILDEYSKFHGYSTAVVTGKPIDLGGSLGRDAATGRGVLFATEALLNEYGKSISGQQFVIQGFGNVGSWAAQLIHESGGKIVAVSDITGALKNSKGLDIPSLLKHVKDNKGVKGFHGGDPIEPSSILVEDCDILIPAALGGVINKFVLHNSNF from the exons ATGAATGCATTAGTGGCAACCAACAGAAATTTTAAGTTGGCTGCTCGGCTTTTGGGATTGGACTCCAAGCTTGAGAAAAGTTTACTGATACCATTTAGGGAAATCAAG GTTGAGTGTACTATACCGAAAGACGATGGCAGTTTGGCTTCATTCGTTGGCTTCAGGGTTCAACATGACAATGCTAGAGGCCCTATGAAGGGAGGAATCAGATATCACCCAGAG GTTGATCCAGATGAGGTGAATGCTTTAGCACAGCTCATGACATGGAAGACCGCGGTAGCCAACATCCCGTATGGTGGTGCCAAAGGGGGTATAGGATGTGATCCAGGGAAATTGAGTATTTCTGAACTAGAACGACTTACCAGAGTATTCACACAAAAGATACACGATCTTATCGGAATCCACACCGATGTTCCAGCACCAGATATGGGGACAGGTCCACAG aCCATGGCATGGATACTAGATGAGTACTCAAAGTTTCATGGCTACTCAACTGCAGTAGTGACTGGAAAACCTATT GATCTTGGTGGATCACTAGGAAGAGATGCAGCAACGGGAAGAGGAGTACTTTTTGCAACAGAGGCATTACTGAATGAGTATGGAAAGAGCATCTCCGGACAACAGTTTGTTATACAG GGTTTTGGGAATGTAGGCTCGTGGGCGGCCCAGCTAATCCATGAGAGTGGTGGCAAAATAGTTGCAGTGAGTGACATCACTGGAGCCCTAAAGAACAGCAAAGGACTTGACATTCCAAGCCTGCTCAAGCATGTCAAAGACAACAAGGGAGTCAAGGGCTTCCATGGTGGAGATCCAATAGAACCCAGCTCAATCTTGGTTGAAGATTGTGACATTCTCATTCCAGCAGCCCTCGGAGGTGTCATCAACAAGTTCGTACTACATAACTCTAATTTCTAA
- the LOC126601012 gene encoding uncharacterized protein LOC126601012 has protein sequence MCPLRFILLFFSAILAGYFAWRTVHSSPSGTDIITSSQLDSTNINENMGSSKHEQEAFNFKFMIQNGFWVFVDMASGKYLWRNFKEMNEGKVKC, from the exons ATGTGTCCTCTAAGGTTCATCTTGTTGTTCTTCTCAGCAATCCTTGCAGGATACTTTGCATGGAGGACGGTTCATTCTTCTCCCTCCGGAACCGACATCATAACCTCCTCACAGCTTGATTCTACCAACATTAATGAAAATATGGGATCATCCAAACATGAACAAGAagcattcaattttaaattt ATGATTCAGAATGGCTTCTGGGTATTTGTGGACATGGCCAGCGGGAAATACTTGTGGAGGAATTTTAAGGAGATGAATGAAGGCAAAGTAAAATGTTAG
- the LOC126601009 gene encoding adenylyl-sulfate kinase 3-like isoform X1, which produces MSTLNNSTNVFWQECQVGKVDRQKLLNQKGCVVWITGLSGSGKSTLACALSRELHYRGKLSYVLDGDNLRHGLNKDLGFKAEDRAENIRRVGEVAKLFADAGLICIASLISPYRKERDACRAMLSDANFIEVFMNMPLELCESRDAKGLYKLARAGKVKGFTGIDDPYEPPEKCEIEIEQKNGVCPMPAAMAGQVVSYLEVKGFLQVQ; this is translated from the exons ATGTCTACTTTGAACAATTCAACAAATGTATTTTGGCAAGAATGTCAGGTTGGGAAGGTCGATAGGCAGAAACTACTGAATCAAAAGGGATGTGTTGTATGGATTACTGGTCTCAGTGGCTCAG GGAAAAGTACACTGGCATGCGCATTAAGTAGAGAACTACACTATAGGGGAAAGTTATCATATGTCCTTGATGGAGATAACCTTAGGCATGGTCTGAACAAGGATCTTGGTTTCAAAGCCGAAGACCGGGCTGAAAATATACGCAGAGTTG GGGAGGTAGCAAAACTCTTTGCAGATGCGGGATTGATTTGTATTGCTAGCCTCATATCTCCTTATAGGAAAGAACGAGATGCTTGCCGTGCAATGTTATCTGATGCAAACTTTATTGAG GTTTTCATGAACATGCCCCTAGAATTATGTGAGTCAAGAGATGCAAAAGGCCTTTACAAGCTTGCACGTGCTGGAAAAGTTAAGG GTTTTACTGGAATAGATGACCCTTACGAGCCACCAGAGAAATGCGAG ATAGAAATAGAACAAAAAAATGGAGTTTGCCCCATGCCTGCAGCCATGGCAGGCCAAGTAGTGTCCTACTTGGAGGTGAAAGGATTTCTTCAGGTTCAGTGA
- the LOC126601009 gene encoding adenylyl-sulfate kinase 3-like isoform X2, protein MVNHMQERWKSTLACALSRELHYRGKLSYVLDGDNLRHGLNKDLGFKAEDRAENIRRVGEVAKLFADAGLICIASLISPYRKERDACRAMLSDANFIEVFMNMPLELCESRDAKGLYKLARAGKVKGFTGIDDPYEPPEKCEIEIEQKNGVCPMPAAMAGQVVSYLEVKGFLQVQ, encoded by the exons ATGGTCAATCATATGCAAGAGAGAT GGAAAAGTACACTGGCATGCGCATTAAGTAGAGAACTACACTATAGGGGAAAGTTATCATATGTCCTTGATGGAGATAACCTTAGGCATGGTCTGAACAAGGATCTTGGTTTCAAAGCCGAAGACCGGGCTGAAAATATACGCAGAGTTG GGGAGGTAGCAAAACTCTTTGCAGATGCGGGATTGATTTGTATTGCTAGCCTCATATCTCCTTATAGGAAAGAACGAGATGCTTGCCGTGCAATGTTATCTGATGCAAACTTTATTGAG GTTTTCATGAACATGCCCCTAGAATTATGTGAGTCAAGAGATGCAAAAGGCCTTTACAAGCTTGCACGTGCTGGAAAAGTTAAGG GTTTTACTGGAATAGATGACCCTTACGAGCCACCAGAGAAATGCGAG ATAGAAATAGAACAAAAAAATGGAGTTTGCCCCATGCCTGCAGCCATGGCAGGCCAAGTAGTGTCCTACTTGGAGGTGAAAGGATTTCTTCAGGTTCAGTGA
- the LOC126601011 gene encoding 60S ribosomal protein L10a-1-like codes for MNASMAKERNFTETIELQIGLKNYDPQRDKRFGGSVRLPHIPRPKMKVWMLGDAQHVEEAEKIGLDYMDVEGLKKLNKNKKLVKKLAKKYHAFLASEAVMKQIPHLLGPGLNEAGKFPTLVSHQESVESRVSETKATIKFQLKKLVCMGVAVGNVSMEEKQIFQNLQLSVNFLYRC; via the coding sequence ATGAATGCGTCCATGGCAAAGGAACGTAACTTCACCGAGACTATTGAACTTCAGATTGGGCTGAAAAATTATGATCCTCAAAGAGACAAACGGTTCGGTGGTTCTGTAAGGTTGCCGCACATCCCTCGTCCAAAGATGAAGGTCTGGATGCTTGGAGATGCTCAGCATGTTGAGGAGGCTGAAAAGATTGGGTTGGACTATATGGACGTTGAAGGGCTAAAGAAGctaaacaagaacaagaagttgGTTAAGAAGTTGGCAAAGAAATACCATGCCTTTTTGGCTTCAGAAGCCGTTATGAAGCAGATTCCCCATCTTTTGGGTCCTGGTCTCAACGAGGCAGGAAAATTTCCAACCCTTGTTAGTCACCAAGAATCCGTCGAGTCTAGGGTTTCCGAGACAAAAGCAACGATCAAGTTCCAACTGAAGAAGCTTGTTTGTATGGGAGTTGCTGTAGGGAATGTGAGCATGGAAGAGAAGCAGATATTCCAGAACTTGCAATTGAGCGTTAACTTTCTGTATCGCTGTTGA